From a region of the Oncorhynchus nerka isolate Pitt River unplaced genomic scaffold, Oner_Uvic_2.0 unplaced_scaffold_2687, whole genome shotgun sequence genome:
- the LOC115122106 gene encoding regulator of cell cycle RGCC-like has protein sequence MSTENFSDLELELTDLFQEFADVVEELREPSQSVPYEYELLLSEAKRRTGLGDDGSVVSDSGVEDNSDCSSETFLGNGLNASEEEIHTAGITVTPKARMGDTGDLQRFIDSLDRELAEM, from the exons ATGTCTACAGAGAACTTCTCAG ACTTGGAGCTGGAGCTAACTGATCTGTTCCAGGAGTTCGCTGACGTGGTTGAGGAGTTGAGAGAGCCTTCACAAAGCGTCCCGTACGAATACGAGCTGCTCTTGTCTGAAGCCAAACGACGCACCGGGCTAGGGGACGACGGCTCAGTGGTCAGCGACAGCGGCGTGGAGGACAATAGTGACTGCA gcagTGAGACGTTTCTGGGTAACGGTTTGAATGCCAGCGAAGAAGAGATCCACACTGCAGGCATAACAGTGACGCCCAAAG CCAGAATGGGAGACACAGGAGACCTACAGAGATTCATTGACAGTTTGGACCGGGAACTTGCTG agatgtga